Below is a genomic region from Dioscorea cayenensis subsp. rotundata cultivar TDr96_F1 chromosome 14, TDr96_F1_v2_PseudoChromosome.rev07_lg8_w22 25.fasta, whole genome shotgun sequence.
TAACACGCTCAAGGTTCAGTGTGCTGATTTTAGAAGTTAACTCATCTAAAGCTGGATATGCCTCTTGTTCTAATGTTAATGTCTGCAACAAGAACAAGTTGTAAGCTAAACTGAAACATAAAATTGTACCAACCATAATCTAATTGTAAAAAATCACATATTGTAATTTCAAAATGAAACATAAACATGCAACAGAGTGAGGCTTAATATAGTTCAGTTGCAAATGAGagtatatatagtttaaaaggGTTAAAAGGGTGGTAGATCATACTTCAAGATAAATTAATACTATATGaaattgtaagaaattataGTATCCATTTAAAATgtccatgaagaaaatattaatatatcataCAACTACTTGAGGCTAATTTTGGTAGAAtcagaaaaaaggaaaatgatatTTGGTTACCATTTTTATTCATCCCAGTTATATATGATAACCTAAAATTAGTGTTGGCAAAGCAGTTCCACTACAAAGATGGAGCAGTATTAATAAAACTAACAGGAATAACTAACTCATGTGGGtaaaaattttgtcaaaaaacTTATTCTGGCTTTAAtctccaaccaaacaacttAAGAAGGTTATAAAACCAAAGCCACAAAACTCACAAACTGAAAAGCAAAGTCACAAATTGAAGTATTCTACTTTACAATAAATTGTGTATcatgaaaatgataaaaacatttTAGATAACATGCAAACTATCAAAAGAAGGAATCCAATAATAATATGAAAGGTAAAGgtcatggtaaaaaaaaattaaaaaaatctacctCAGATTCAAGGCATCTGCAAGCAGATTCAAGACAGACTTCAAGTGCTCTGAACTCAAAAGGCAGTACTTTAGTGACACCATTTTTGCATAAGTCCAATGGAGGACTTGAGCTACCTTCTGCCATTTCAACATTTCCAGTTGTTGATGCTAGATACTGTTTAGGACTTCCACTTTGTTGTCCCCCCACACCACTCTGATTAGGAGATGAAACAATAGCCTTCATCCAATTCTCTCCATCCATATCACTGGACCCTGCAGCCTAGTAGAACATAGAAACTAaaaattatctatatatttacTATATCAatacttgtaaaaaaaaataattaaatgcttTTATCATCAGTTTGGTGGAGATTGATCAAATTAACCCCATAGTGGTTTACTCAGGCCAAATGTAATCTGGTAGAAAATCTGAGTTAGTAATGAATCAGTTGTAAGCAAATTAGTTCACTGGAAGTTCAAATGAAGGCACATaacttatataatttatatgtcaGTTCTCTAGGAGTAAGGCAAACATGTATCATGATCAAGGGCTAAATGATGGTCACCCACATTTGGATCTTTATCAATTGTTTCTTTCATAATACCTTATTAATCTTATTGAACAATCAAGTAAGTACTTTTGTCCCTCTGATCCATCATGAACGTTATTTAAACTTGCAAATTGTTGCAAGCTTAATTAAACATCAAAGatataattgtttcttttgtaagaACTGGAACATTGTCAACCCAAAACTCCCACACAAACTAGATTTTAGTAAAAAAGAATTGAAGCAGTTTAATGAAACCATCATGATAACactgggtaaatttttttgatagGGTACCAAAGCATGGGCCATTTTCATTTTGGTGTCTAGacttcaatttgaataaaaatagttacttaactttaattttgtttcattggatGGCATCTAAAagattttggtttatttttgatgatataATGTTAGAAATTTCTGTCAGCATGTGAAATGAAATTACCAATTGGGTGAACAATGTGTTATACATATGTTGACAGAGAATTTCCGGCatttatatcataaaaaataggTTAGAATCTCTCTGATAACCACCCTCTAAAGCACAATTGAAGTTGagtaactattttaattaaaattaaagtttagatCCCCATAATAAAAAAGGACCATAATTTGGAACCCTCCTAAAAAATCAACGCTGATAACACTTATACCTGAACTAGTActcacaaaaattataataaactttGCTGGTAAAATCACAAGATCCATGTACCAAATTTAAATTCTCGAGAATattcatgaaataaataaaataataatattgaatgATTATTAGTTCACATATAGATAAAAATGTTCATAATGCTAGTAAGTAGTAAAGAACAAAAGCTGGTTGGAACATGTAATCTTGGGTCCTTCCTAGTAAGTTCACATCTTATAGTTTTGGATCAAACATGGCTTACATAGCATGAAAACCAATGCAATTAGCAAAGGTGTCTAATTAGTGTACCACTTAACTAATTAGTGTGTTGAAAACTAACTAAAAGattagcatttattattttatttttttataaatattaacacatatcaaataaaaatcttagAGAGTAGAGGTTGGccctattttaaatttaaaaatttgagtcTATTTTTCTATAATCTTGAGCCTCTGTGTTGGTTAGCCAACTAAAAACAACCCCAATAAACAAAGAGGGAGAATTAATTTTGTTCCTAAAAATCTCAAGCTTCAGGctccaaattaaaaattttcaatcaaattctttaaaagaaaaaataaagaaaaaaacattaaaatactACTAGCACATATCAAATGAACATATTAGAGAGTAGAAGTTGACTGTATTTTAAAAGTTTCAGTCCATTTTTCTATAAGTTTGATCTTTTGTGTTGGTCAGCCGACTTAGCCAACTAAAAACAAACCCaataaacaaagaggaaaaattaattttgtccTAAAAATCTGAAGCTTCACTTCCCCAGTTaataattttcaacaaaattgctttaaggaaaataaataaaataaaataaaataaaattcataaaaaaaaaatgttatcttACTCATTCAATAATAGAAAGATAGAGATGCAATTCATTGATAAAAGCACACTGTTCATGAAAATTACAGGTTGCACGtcccaaattaaaattttcatgcaGAACAATGACAAGAATAGAAGATTTCCAAACCTAGAAACATCTAATTTCATCTCATGTTGAACGCTAAACattacaaaatagaaaaagctaatttcttaaaaaaaaacattatctatttcaaaacataaattcataaattaaaaaaattaggaaaaatgaACAAACAGTGTGTGTTCAAATTTgggaaaaaagaattaaaagataaaaggaaaatatacgccaaacacaaaaagaaaaatttttacaGATGTGTTTCATTTCTTCACTTTGAATTCTCAAAAATTGAACACAATTCTCTCaatgttttcttcatcttttccacTATTTCCCTTTGATCCAAACACACAGGCACAAAGAAAACAACATAAGAGAAATAAACAGGATTCATAGAGAGGGGCATGGACTGGTTAACTGGGCCCATCAGATCCGATTAATCCAAAGCTGGACCTAAAATCGGCCCGTGTTACAATGAGAAACCGCTGAGCAGGTCTGACCCGGTGGACTTGCTGAGTCCCGGCTAAGCCGGTCTAACATgacatgttttaatttttttaaattattatttaaataaaattttattctaaaattaaaatcttcTTTTAAAAGTTGAAGTTTATGTTATTGATGGGATTCCAACCTAGCCATTGTGCATAACAAACCATCACATTTACCAATTAACCTACAATGTTTTAAATGCTTCTTCGGTAATATTGCCGTAGCTTTAGCCCAAATAAAACTTGTTGATCCCCATCCTACAACTATCTCTataacatgtatttttataataataataataaaaaaaatttaataataaaatttaaaaaaaaaaaaatcaacccgTTTGGTCACAGGTTGGGAGGCTCCCTTGTAACCGAGCTGGTTATAGTGCGGACTGGTTACAAGTTACCATCCCGGTCCACCAGATCAGCTGAGCTGGCGGGTTATCCCGGATAGGTTTTAGTCCGGGCCGGGCCAAACCTAGCCCGTGCCCAATTTAGATAGAAATTCCACAATACCTGCTCCAACGGACGCTGGTGAGGACTGGAGGTCCGGGCCTGAAGTTCCTGAACGAAAGGAACCACCGAAGGTTCCTTGGAATTCGGTACCAAAACCTCATTAGCAGTGATAATAGCCTTGATATGCTCCAGATTGATCACGCCCTCTCTCTTCCCAGAATCGTTGACGGATACGAGAGCAGCGGATCAAGGACTCTGAGATCACGCGCTGGGAGCCCAGTCCGCCGCATGATCGAGTGCTTCCCGACCTCCTCCAGGTACGAGCCTCCGCTAGCCGCTACCACCAGCCACTCCCTGCTCGCCGTTCCCTTCCTCCTTGCCCCCAGCGCCGATATCCGGGGGTGCCCATCGTCCTCCACTGCCGCCGGCCCCCGGTTCGATGATCGCTTCATCGCGAGATCTCCGATtgggtttctagggtttctgagcTCCTCGCATTCCGAGGACTTGAACGAGATATGGAAACTCAAAAGAGACGATTGTTAACTGTTAGTACTTCGATGGTGCCCGGgtttttcatgagtttttcTATGTAAACCATTTGAATCGACCTTGAAACCGACCAAACAAATAATTAAGAGACACGTCATACTACACTGGTTTGTTTTACAATGACTTACGTGGGTTAGATAGGATTGGTGAAATTATAAGTGGAGTTGTATATTTGGAAAGCGAGAGGTCAACTGATTGTGGGATAGTCTACGTGGCATTGACATCAGATAAACAAAGAAcagttatattttaattaatttatttgttacgTAAAATTCCTTAAATACCCTTTGTaaacttttttgaaaaattaaaaaattttattagccAAACCCATTGACATGAGCCCTTTGTTTGCAGGGTTCAACTCCCCTGTCACATAGATAAAAtcatttggtatatatatatatatatatatatatttttttgacacaGGACGATAAACGTCACGGTCCCCCCACTGGGAGAAGTCAAGGACAGGCGCCAGAGCATCGCTCCACAGCACCTTCACCCAAGCACAAAGCATCGCGTGGAGCAAGGCTCGAATACGCGACCTCCATGAAACTCTTGGGGACCCGGTACCACTAGGCCATTAGGCCGGTGGTCATTTGGTATATTTAAAAACCCACACACCCattatttgtctattttatcaatatatatatatatatatatatgaggctGTGTTTTTCGTCTCAGcagttatatttaaatttaatagttACAAATCTCTGGTGAGATAAAAACCAACATATACCCCTAGCTACCCAttctctataatttttttatttttagttcatGAATTCtctgtatatattattatttaaaattatatttttgtttaattttaaaataaattaattctaTGTCCCTATAATAGTGGGCAATTGGTCAATTGTTAATAGAtggtatttttaaaatcatttttttatgtactcgggaaaatacatttatttatttttatgttttaatttttaaaactatttatagaataaaaaaaataatgtacgaatttgtttagaaaaataattaaattctaaatataaataattaatatggaGCAAGTCAAAGTTAAGGCCATTTGCGGAAATTCAGGGAGCAAAGTTAGATGTGTAATGATAATGACAGTAAAGCTTATTTATGAAAGCAATTACTTTAAGCAA
It encodes:
- the LOC120275665 gene encoding LOW QUALITY PROTEIN: magnesium transporter MRS2-F-like (The sequence of the model RefSeq protein was modified relative to this genomic sequence to represent the inferred CDS: inserted 1 base in 1 codon), whose product is MKRSSNRGPAAVEDDGHPRISALGARRKGTASREWLVVAASGGSYLEEVGKHSIMRRTGLPARDLRVLDPLLSYPSTILGRERXVINLEHIKAIITANEVLVPNSKEPSVVPFVQELQARTSSPHQRPLEQAAGSSDMDGENWMKAIVSSPNQSGVGGQQSGSPKQYLASTTGNVEMAEGSSSPPLDLCKNGVTKVLPFEFRALEVCLESACRCLESETLTLEQEAYPALDELTSKISTLNLERVRQIKSRLVAISGRVQKVRDELEHLLDDDMDMDDMYLTDKLVPQPVGETSSRVELDNDVLEVSEDRDEDIKDDTESSHESLCGYKPNIEDLEMLLEAYFVQIDGTLNKLSTLREYVDDTEDYINIMLDEKQNQLLQMGVMLSTATLVITAGVVVVGVFGINIHIDIFTAPYPKFLEVALGTVGSCIIVYILAIVWGKKSGLLQ